A single Arachidicoccus sp. BS20 DNA region contains:
- the ruvB gene encoding Holliday junction branch migration DNA helicase RuvB has translation MSNPNLNTDGAQADKEFENSIRPKEIKEFSGQPQLIENLRIFIKAAKLRGEALDHVLFHGPPGLGKTTLSRIVANELGVNIKETSGPVIEKPGDLAGLLTSLEPNDVLFIDEIHRLSTVVEEYLYAAMEDFRIDIIIDSGPNARSIQLSVNPFTLIGATTRSGLLTAPLLSRFGIKSRLEYYNADTLKTIVERSAYILNTAIKENAAFEIARRSRGTPRIANGLLRRVRDFAQVLNDGQIDIGITQHALRALNVDEHGLDEMDNRILSAIIDKFKGGPVGITTIATAVGEEPGTLEEVYEPFLIQEGFLQRTPRGREATEQAYKHLGKMPHKHGNQSELF, from the coding sequence ATGTCGAATCCGAATTTAAACACCGATGGGGCACAGGCAGATAAAGAGTTTGAAAACTCTATTCGCCCGAAAGAAATTAAGGAATTTTCCGGGCAGCCGCAGTTGATTGAAAACCTGAGAATATTCATCAAAGCCGCCAAGCTACGTGGCGAAGCGCTTGACCATGTGTTGTTTCATGGTCCGCCCGGTTTGGGAAAAACTACGCTTTCCCGCATCGTGGCAAACGAACTTGGTGTCAATATCAAAGAAACATCCGGTCCGGTCATTGAAAAACCCGGAGACCTCGCCGGGCTACTCACAAGTCTTGAGCCAAACGATGTATTGTTCATCGATGAAATACACAGATTAAGCACAGTTGTGGAAGAATATCTGTACGCTGCAATGGAAGATTTCCGTATCGATATAATAATTGACAGCGGTCCAAATGCACGCAGCATACAACTTTCCGTAAATCCATTTACGCTGATTGGAGCAACCACAAGAAGCGGCTTACTTACCGCTCCGCTTCTTTCGCGTTTCGGTATTAAATCTCGTTTGGAATATTACAATGCCGATACTTTAAAAACAATTGTTGAACGCAGCGCATACATTTTAAATACAGCCATCAAAGAAAATGCAGCATTTGAAATCGCACGCAGAAGCCGCGGCACGCCGCGTATCGCAAACGGCTTGCTTCGCCGCGTACGTGATTTTGCGCAGGTATTAAACGACGGGCAAATAGACATCGGTATTACACAACACGCGCTTCGAGCATTGAATGTGGATGAACACGGCTTAGACGAAATGGACAATCGTATTCTCTCTGCCATTATCGATAAGTTCAAAGGCGGTCCCGTGGGCATTACTACCATTGCAACCGCCGTAGGCGAAGAACCCGGAACCTTGGAAGAAGTGTATGAGCCGTTTTTGATTCAGGAAGGCTTTTTGCAGCGTACGCCGCGCGGGCGTGAAGCCACGGAACAAGCATATAAACATTTAGGAAAAATGCCGCATAAACACGGCAATCAAAGCGAATTGTTTTGA
- a CDS encoding pyridoxal phosphate-dependent aminotransferase produces the protein MSNLTISRRGIAMPESPIRKLVPYAEKAKARGTKVYHLNIGQPDIATPPSIMKAVADAHLRVLEYSHSAGNESYRRKLADYYKRVGIDVDYSDILITTGGSEAIIFGFMACFDAGDEVIIPEPFYANYNGFAVEAGVKVVPVPSAIETGFALPPVADFEKLITEKTKAIIICNPNNPTGYLYSREEMETLKEIVLKHNLYLFSDEAYREFCYEGEHFSAMQLQGAEENVVLMDTISKRYSACGARIGAFVTKNKILLQTVLKFAQARLSPPGLAQILGEAATDLPEDYFDETKAEYKKRRDVLVKRLNAMEGVFCPNPGGAFYAMAKLPVKSSEDFCQWLLEEFSYEGQTVMMAPAPGFYATKGLGNDEVRLAYVLNADDIEKAMDCLEVALKEYGKLNPKH, from the coding sequence GTGTCCAATTTAACTATCAGCAGGCGCGGCATTGCAATGCCTGAATCGCCTATCAGAAAATTGGTTCCTTATGCCGAAAAAGCAAAAGCAAGAGGAACAAAAGTGTATCATTTAAACATTGGTCAGCCGGATATTGCAACGCCGCCGAGTATTATGAAAGCTGTTGCCGACGCGCATTTGCGTGTGCTGGAATACAGCCACAGCGCAGGCAATGAGAGTTACAGAAGAAAACTTGCTGACTATTACAAACGTGTCGGAATTGATGTTGATTATTCCGATATTCTCATCACAACCGGCGGTTCGGAAGCAATTATTTTCGGTTTTATGGCTTGCTTCGATGCAGGCGATGAAGTGATAATTCCTGAACCTTTTTATGCAAACTATAATGGTTTTGCAGTAGAAGCAGGCGTAAAAGTCGTACCTGTTCCGTCGGCGATTGAAACGGGCTTTGCATTGCCGCCGGTTGCGGATTTTGAAAAACTGATTACGGAGAAAACTAAAGCAATCATCATTTGCAATCCCAACAATCCAACAGGTTATTTGTACAGCCGTGAAGAAATGGAAACGCTGAAAGAGATTGTTTTAAAACACAATCTTTACCTGTTCAGCGATGAAGCATATCGCGAGTTTTGTTACGAAGGCGAGCATTTTTCCGCGATGCAATTGCAAGGTGCGGAAGAAAATGTAGTGCTGATGGACACGATTAGTAAACGTTACAGCGCTTGCGGTGCGCGCATTGGCGCGTTTGTTACTAAAAATAAAATATTGCTGCAAACGGTTTTGAAATTTGCGCAAGCGCGATTAAGCCCCCCGGGTTTAGCGCAGATTCTTGGCGAAGCTGCAACCGATTTACCCGAAGATTATTTTGACGAAACAAAAGCCGAGTATAAAAAACGTCGGGATGTTTTAGTAAAAAGACTGAACGCAATGGAAGGCGTTTTTTGTCCTAATCCGGGCGGTGCATTTTATGCAATGGCAAAGCTTCCTGTAAAAAGTTCGGAAGATTTTTGCCAATGGTTACTGGAAGAATTTTCTTATGAAGGACAAACGGTAATGATGGCGCCTGCACCGGGATTTTATGCAACTAAAGGTTTAGGTAATGATGAAGTTCGTCTGGCGTATGTATTGAATGCAGATGACATTGAGAAAGCGATGGACTGCCTTGAAGTTGCATTAAAGGAATACGGAAAACTAAATCCCAAACATTAG